A window of the Besnoitia besnoiti strain Bb-Ger1 chromosome VI, whole genome shotgun sequence genome harbors these coding sequences:
- a CDS encoding hypothetical protein (encoded by transcript BESB_068100): protein MADKVAPSSLGGVAASEGVSTPQRGAVSNRGTVAVSQAPATAGIAPLVNPLTAAAFEDEAQRKRTEAIAHQATACLWTSMSWFVLLGILAIFCISYANVAFSCILIVGGIVIPALGLAGVYMSKRGFLLAYLIWGTIMLILLIAMWVYNVYVLVNAVDVLGASLGYTWEVGYIRPDWHDRFGFPESHTEDHSPPGWMRTAFPDHEGSTLFTMKDNQEPPMSGTNGIEASLFPPSHSVTAGEDAQALLQVCVDGAAKQPDFSTDTGMVLEALSTRGWLCAYSKAEIMNFRKWPVNCWHTCGYKYLSAGHSLSSSDPTDVHRLQSFIEHLKSISPDEQQECMLYTMATACSIQDKHYLVVWVILISVWLLCACIGCCCVTPVSLGFSGKVWTLLRG, encoded by the coding sequence ATGGCGGATAAAGTTGCTCCGTCCTCTCTGGGGGGGGTAGCCGCGTCAGAGGGGGTATCTACGCCACAGCGGGGAGCCGTGTCGAACCGAGGTACTGTCGCGGTGTCGCAAGCCCCTGCCACTGCGGGGATAGCGCCTCTGGTGAATCCACTGACCGCAGCAGCATTTGAGGATGAAGCCCAACGCAAGCGGACGGAGGCCATCGCGCATCAGGCCACGGCCTGCCTATGGACTAGCATGAGCTGGTTTGTACTACTGGGCATACTCGCCATATTTTGCATCTCGTATGCAAATGTGGCATTTTCGTGTATCCTCATCGTTGGTGGCATCGTGATCCCGGCTCTGGGTCTAGCAGGTGTGTACATGTCGAAACGGGGTTTTCTCCTCGCTTACCTGATATGGGGAACCATCATGCTTATTTTACTCATAGCGATGTGGGTATACAATGTATACGTATTGGTCAACGCCGTTGACGTCTTGGGTGCCTCCCTCGGCTACACGTGGGAGGTTGGTTACATACGGCCCGACTGGCACGACCGCTTTGGCTTCCCCGAAAGCCACACCGAGGACCATTCTCCGCCGGGGTGGATGAGGACCGCTTTTCCGGATCACGAAGGTTCAACCTTATTCACGATGAAGGACAACCAGGAGCCACCGATGAGTGGTACGAATGGTATAGAGGCGTCGTTATTTCCGCCGTCACACTCTGTAACAGCGGGGGAAGACGCGCAAGCCTTGCTTCAGGTTTGTGTGgacggcgcagcgaagcagcCTGACTTTTCCACAGATACAGGCATGGTTCTTGAAGCGCTCAGTACGCGTGGCTGGCTGTGCGCGTATTCGAAAGCCGAAATTATGAACTTCCGCAAATGGCCTGTGAATTGTTGGCATACATGTGGCTACAAGTATCTGAGTGCGGGTCACTCGCTTTCGTCATCAGATCCTACAGATGTGCATCGCCTGCAGAGCTTCATAGAGCACCTGAAATCCATATCCCCCGATGAACAGCAGGAATGCATGTTGTACACCATGGCAACAGCATGCTCGATCCAGGACAAGCACTATCTCGTTGTGTGGGTGATTCTGATATCTGTGTGGCTTTTGTGCGCATGCATTGGTTGCTGCTGCGTGACGCCGGTCTCTCTGGGGTTTAGTGGCAAGGTTTGGACCCTGCTTCGTGGATAG